The following proteins are encoded in a genomic region of Deltaproteobacteria bacterium:
- a CDS encoding DUF2892 domain-containing protein: protein MKQTCNIDQKGKKVRIIAGSVLAGLGLPLLLIPPVGLTMIGLGAFMIYEGKKGWCALRAIGIKTPL, encoded by the coding sequence ATGAAACAGACTTGCAATATTGATCAAAAAGGGAAGAAGGTGCGGATCATCGCCGGTTCGGTGCTGGCCGGTTTGGGTCTGCCGCTTCTTTTGATCCCTCCGGTGGGTTTGACGATGATCGGCCTTGGGGCCTTTATGATCTACGAGGGGAAAAAAGGGTGGTGTGCCCTTCGAGCGATCGGGATCAAAACACCTTTATAG
- the queG gene encoding tRNA epoxyqueuosine(34) reductase QueG yields the protein MGFELVGIVPVKPVPDITFFQNWLSRGYHGTMTYLEKGMEKRADPEKILPGVRSVICCGMNYHTGQQRSIDQKSPDRGWISAYAWGEDYHELVGDKLQKLEKFIHQEAGPTVKTKSYTDTGAILERSYAARAGLGWIGKNSCLINNGIGSFFFLGEILTTLELDYDKPTFDQCGSCNKCLDACPTGALVEPYLLDARRCIAYLTVEYRGELGEFADKLEGNVAGCDICQEVCPYNEKIPVTAEKRFYPREGLVAPHLETLIGSQSPVPRIKQKEWERNLKVVDSHFPKTSGKPLQSSSGTG from the coding sequence GTGGGCTTTGAACTGGTTGGCATCGTCCCAGTGAAGCCGGTCCCCGATATCACCTTTTTTCAGAACTGGCTTTCCCGCGGCTACCACGGAACGATGACTTATTTGGAAAAGGGAATGGAAAAAAGGGCCGATCCCGAAAAAATCCTGCCAGGCGTCCGGTCGGTCATCTGCTGTGGGATGAATTACCATACCGGTCAGCAACGTTCCATTGATCAAAAATCCCCCGACAGGGGGTGGATTTCGGCCTACGCCTGGGGGGAAGATTATCACGAGCTCGTCGGCGACAAGCTCCAGAAGTTAGAGAAATTCATCCATCAGGAAGCGGGCCCCACGGTCAAAACTAAAAGTTATACCGATACCGGGGCGATCCTCGAACGAAGTTATGCCGCCCGTGCCGGTCTCGGCTGGATCGGAAAGAATAGTTGCCTCATCAATAACGGGATCGGTTCTTTTTTCTTTTTGGGGGAAATCCTGACAACACTCGAACTCGACTACGACAAACCAACCTTTGACCAGTGCGGAAGTTGCAACAAGTGCCTCGATGCCTGCCCGACCGGGGCGCTGGTGGAACCGTATCTGCTCGATGCCCGTCGCTGTATCGCCTACCTGACCGTCGAGTATCGCGGAGAATTGGGGGAGTTTGCTGATAAGCTGGAAGGAAATGTCGCCGGTTGTGATATCTGTCAGGAGGTCTGCCCCTACAATGAAAAAATTCCGGTCACCGCCGAAAAACGGTTCTACCCCAGAGAAGGGCTAGTCGCCCCGCATCTTGAAACACTGATCGGCTCTCAAAGTCCGGTGCCACGGATTAAACAGAAAGAGTGGGAGAGAAATCTCAAGGTTGTAGATAGCCATTTTCCAAAAACCAGCGGTAAGCCTCTTCAATCGTCTTCCGGAACGGGGTGA
- a CDS encoding SDR family oxidoreductase has product MKILVTGGTGFLGAHVVRLLLEEGHRVKVLLRKSSPRRLLEGMKVEEFIGDVTDRKSVFEAVRGMEIVFHVAGYISFWRGEKEIQTQVNVEGTRNIVEASLENGVGRLIHTSSIAALGRVPDGALGDETLPFDWWPYRINYNNSKYLAEKEVEKGVAQGLSAVVVNPATIFGPGEIHAHSGRLILSIKKGRVPFYVPGGCCTCDVRDVARGHLLAWKKGKVGERYILGGENFTWKEIMTVVADLVGARPPSFQLPTPLYKGMARLLEGIALFTKKRPSITTETAHYLGHCFYFSSEKAIRELGYTITPFRKTIEEAYRWFLENGYLQP; this is encoded by the coding sequence ATGAAGATCCTTGTGACAGGGGGGACCGGTTTCCTGGGGGCCCATGTTGTCCGTCTCCTTCTTGAAGAGGGGCATCGGGTAAAAGTCCTCCTCCGCAAGAGTTCTCCCCGAAGGCTTCTGGAAGGGATGAAGGTCGAGGAATTCATCGGGGACGTGACCGACCGGAAATCGGTTTTTGAGGCGGTCCGCGGGATGGAGATAGTTTTTCATGTTGCCGGCTACATTTCCTTTTGGCGCGGCGAGAAAGAGATCCAGACACAGGTTAATGTTGAGGGAACCCGGAATATTGTCGAGGCCTCTCTTGAGAACGGCGTTGGGAGACTTATCCATACCAGTTCCATTGCGGCCTTGGGGCGTGTTCCCGATGGGGCACTCGGTGACGAAACGCTCCCGTTCGATTGGTGGCCGTACCGGATCAACTACAACAATAGTAAATACCTCGCGGAAAAAGAGGTAGAGAAAGGAGTGGCCCAGGGGTTGAGTGCGGTGGTCGTGAACCCGGCCACGATTTTCGGTCCCGGGGAGATCCATGCCCATTCTGGCCGGCTGATACTCAGTATAAAAAAAGGACGGGTCCCCTTTTATGTCCCTGGGGGTTGTTGCACCTGTGATGTGAGGGATGTGGCACGGGGGCACCTCTTGGCCTGGAAGAAGGGAAAGGTTGGGGAGCGGTACATCTTGGGTGGGGAGAATTTTACCTGGAAGGAAATCATGACGGTGGTGGCTGATCTGGTCGGGGCAAGGCCCCCTTCCTTTCAACTCCCAACTCCTTTGTATAAAGGGATGGCCCGGCTCTTGGAAGGGATTGCCCTTTTCACCAAAAAAAGGCCTTCGATCACCACTGAAACGGCCCATTACCTCGGCCACTGTTTTTATTTTTCATCCGAAAAGGCGATCCGGGAACTGGGGTATACGATCACCCCGTTCCGGAAGACGATTGAAGAGGCTTACCGCTGGTTTTTGGAAAATGGCTATCTACAACCTTGA
- the erpA gene encoding iron-sulfur cluster insertion protein ErpA — protein sequence MEPTADTALSTPSPNQPAFGSEVLQLTQKAIEKVKYFASQDPEAGKKGFRVYVQGGGCSGFQYGFNFDERRDGDTVVTASDIEVLVDPTSLPYLKGSTVDFMDDFRGSGFNVTNPNAKASCGCGTSFTV from the coding sequence ATGGAACCAACCGCAGATACCGCCTTATCAACACCCAGCCCGAATCAGCCGGCTTTTGGGAGTGAGGTCCTGCAACTGACCCAGAAGGCGATCGAGAAGGTCAAATATTTCGCCTCTCAGGATCCGGAGGCCGGCAAGAAGGGGTTTCGGGTTTATGTGCAGGGGGGGGGTTGTTCCGGTTTTCAGTACGGCTTTAACTTTGACGAAAGGCGCGACGGGGACACCGTGGTCACTGCCAGCGATATCGAGGTCCTCGTTGACCCGACAAGCCTCCCTTACCTCAAAGGGTCGACCGTCGATTTTATGGATGACTTTCGCGGCTCCGGATTCAACGTCACCAACCCGAACGCCAAGGCCTCCTGCGGTTGCGGCACTTCGTTTACTGTTTAA
- a CDS encoding DUF4325 domain-containing protein, with amino-acid sequence MLNRNSKPKSVAVKELFGTTVSTRQAVQEFAKYVPSKTSKVVIDFDEVEFVSRSFAHEFLRFQKTHPAVEIQNCSKDVKKMFDTVRRSSSSAYSDEDITDSSINLADLSLHF; translated from the coding sequence ATGTTGAATAGAAATTCAAAACCGAAGAGCGTTGCCGTCAAAGAATTATTTGGCACAACGGTCAGTACGCGCCAGGCGGTGCAGGAGTTTGCAAAATACGTTCCCTCCAAAACTTCCAAAGTAGTGATTGATTTTGACGAAGTGGAATTTGTCTCACGTTCTTTTGCCCATGAGTTTCTGCGGTTCCAAAAAACCCATCCGGCGGTTGAAATTCAGAACTGTTCAAAAGACGTGAAAAAGATGTTCGACACTGTTCGCCGGTCCAGTTCTTCCGCGTATTCGGACGAGGACATCACCGATTCGTCTATCAACTTGGCGGATTTATCGCTACACTTCTAG
- a CDS encoding zinc-binding dehydrogenase, translating into MKAIIFDEPGGLEKLKYVEDFPTPEPKAGEVLLKVKASSLNHLDIWIRNGIAAYGTTFPHISGCDISGVIEKTAGGASHWKKGDEVLIYPGITCGICEACESGRENLCKGYTIIGAGTNGGFAEYCLVPAKNLFRKPKNLSFEEAAAFPLVTLTSWHMLKTRANLKKGQSVLVLGASSGIGTAAVQIAKAEGAFVIATAGSADKLERVKKLGADELIDHNKEDILERVKKITGGRGVDVVYEHIGPTTWDKSIKSLVKGGTLVTCGATTGPTVQTDLRYVYSRELSILGSLMGTRKELEALLPLIESGKIKTPIDSTFPLKEVAVAEKKLESRDFFGKIVVRV; encoded by the coding sequence ATGAAAGCGATTATCTTTGACGAACCGGGCGGGTTGGAAAAACTGAAATACGTCGAAGACTTCCCAACACCGGAACCGAAAGCGGGGGAGGTCCTGCTCAAGGTCAAGGCCTCCTCCCTCAATCACTTGGACATCTGGATCCGGAACGGGATCGCCGCCTACGGGACGACCTTTCCCCATATCTCCGGCTGTGATATCTCCGGGGTTATCGAAAAAACAGCGGGTGGCGCTAGCCACTGGAAAAAAGGGGATGAGGTCCTGATTTATCCGGGGATCACCTGTGGGATCTGTGAGGCGTGTGAATCGGGCCGGGAGAACCTCTGCAAGGGTTACACGATCATTGGGGCGGGAACCAACGGCGGGTTTGCCGAATACTGTCTGGTGCCGGCCAAGAATCTTTTTCGAAAACCCAAAAACCTCTCCTTTGAAGAGGCGGCCGCCTTTCCACTAGTCACCCTCACCTCCTGGCATATGCTAAAAACCCGTGCCAATCTTAAGAAAGGTCAATCGGTCCTTGTGTTGGGGGCCTCCAGTGGCATCGGTACCGCCGCCGTCCAGATCGCCAAGGCGGAAGGGGCGTTCGTGATCGCCACCGCCGGTTCTGCAGATAAACTGGAGAGGGTCAAGAAATTGGGGGCGGATGAACTGATCGACCACAACAAAGAAGACATCTTGGAACGGGTCAAAAAAATCACCGGCGGTCGGGGGGTTGATGTTGTTTATGAGCATATCGGCCCGACGACTTGGGACAAAAGTATAAAATCACTGGTGAAGGGGGGAACGCTCGTCACCTGCGGTGCGACCACCGGACCAACGGTCCAAACCGACCTCCGTTATGTTTATTCTCGTGAACTGTCGATACTCGGTTCCCTCATGGGGACACGCAAAGAATTGGAAGCTCTCCTGCCATTGATAGAATCTGGAAAAATCAAGACCCCGATCGATTCGACCTTTCCGTTAAAAGAGGTGGCGGTAGCGGAAAAAAAGCTTGAGTCGCGAGACTTCTTCGGAAAGATTGTGGTGAGAGTATGA
- the ilvD gene encoding dihydroxy-acid dehydratase, translating into MSQKKKLNPYSARITQNLDQPGSQAMLYALGLTEKDLAKPFVGIASTGYEGNPCNMHLNDLARLVKQGCHEAGLTGLIFHTIGVSDGISMGTEGMNYSLQSREIIADSIETVMAAHWYDANISVVGCDKNMPGSVMAMGRLNRPSIMVYGGTIQAGHFQGKTLDIVSAFEGLGQCLAGKISQDDLKGILQHACPGAGACGGMYTANTMASAIEALGMSLPYSSSYPAVSQEKRTECLKAGAALRNLLEKDIKPRDIMTRKAFENAITIVMALGGSTNAVLHLIAMAKTVGVKLTIDDFQKISDRTPFIADLKPSGQYVMEDLSAVGGVPAVMKLLLKEKLLHRDCLTVTGQTIAENLENLPDLKTGQKIITPLSRPIKKTGHIQILYGNLAAEGAVAKITGKEGNSFTGPARVFDSEEEAITALQAKKIKKGDLLVIRYEGPKGGPGMSEMLKVTAVVMGAGLGKDVALITDGRFSGGTHGFVVGHITPEAQVGGTLAIVQDGDKITIDAEKHEINLSLSLKEIDNRLCRWKAPPLKATQGTLYKYIKNVSSASEGAVTDS; encoded by the coding sequence ATGAGCCAAAAGAAAAAACTGAACCCTTACAGTGCCCGGATCACACAGAATCTGGACCAGCCCGGTTCGCAGGCGATGCTCTACGCCTTGGGTCTGACTGAAAAAGATCTGGCCAAACCGTTCGTCGGGATCGCCTCGACCGGCTACGAGGGGAACCCCTGCAACATGCACTTGAATGACCTGGCCCGACTCGTCAAACAGGGGTGCCATGAGGCGGGGTTGACCGGACTTATCTTTCACACGATCGGCGTCTCTGACGGGATCTCCATGGGGACCGAGGGGATGAATTATTCACTCCAGTCGCGCGAAATTATCGCCGACTCAATCGAAACAGTCATGGCGGCCCACTGGTATGATGCCAACATTTCAGTAGTCGGGTGCGATAAAAATATGCCCGGTTCCGTAATGGCGATGGGGCGCTTGAACCGTCCCAGTATCATGGTTTATGGGGGGACAATCCAGGCGGGCCACTTTCAGGGAAAAACCCTGGATATCGTCTCCGCCTTTGAAGGGTTGGGGCAATGCCTCGCCGGAAAAATTTCCCAAGATGACCTGAAAGGGATCCTGCAACATGCCTGCCCCGGGGCTGGTGCCTGTGGCGGGATGTACACCGCCAACACAATGGCCTCCGCCATCGAAGCGCTTGGGATGAGCCTGCCGTACAGTTCCTCTTACCCCGCCGTGAGTCAGGAAAAAAGAACCGAATGCCTCAAGGCCGGCGCGGCACTCCGCAATCTATTGGAAAAAGATATCAAGCCGCGCGACATCATGACCCGTAAGGCGTTTGAAAATGCGATCACGATCGTAATGGCGCTCGGCGGTTCGACCAACGCCGTCTTGCACCTGATCGCGATGGCCAAAACGGTTGGCGTCAAACTGACGATCGACGACTTTCAAAAAATCAGCGACCGAACCCCCTTTATTGCCGACCTTAAACCGAGTGGACAATATGTCATGGAAGACCTCTCGGCGGTCGGCGGTGTCCCGGCGGTGATGAAACTCCTCCTCAAAGAAAAATTGCTCCATCGGGATTGCCTCACGGTAACGGGACAGACCATTGCCGAAAATCTTGAGAATTTGCCCGATCTAAAAACAGGGCAGAAGATTATCACCCCACTCTCCCGCCCGATCAAAAAAACAGGTCATATCCAGATTCTGTACGGAAACCTGGCGGCTGAAGGGGCCGTTGCCAAGATCACCGGAAAAGAGGGGAACTCATTTACCGGTCCCGCCCGCGTCTTTGACAGTGAAGAAGAGGCGATCACGGCGCTTCAGGCCAAAAAGATCAAGAAGGGGGACCTCCTCGTCATCCGTTATGAAGGACCCAAAGGGGGGCCCGGGATGAGTGAGATGTTGAAGGTCACGGCGGTCGTGATGGGGGCCGGTCTTGGGAAGGATGTCGCACTGATCACCGATGGTCGGTTCTCCGGCGGGACTCACGGTTTTGTGGTCGGTCATATCACCCCGGAGGCGCAGGTTGGTGGAACCTTGGCGATTGTCCAGGATGGAGATAAGATCACCATCGATGCCGAAAAGCATGAGATCAATCTCAGTCTGAGCCTAAAAGAAATTGACAACCGGCTCTGCCGGTGGAAGGCCCCGCCGCTCAAGGCGACCCAAGGGACCCTCTACAAATATATCAAGAATGTCTCTTCCGCCTCCGAAGGGGCGGTGACCGATTCATAA
- a CDS encoding phosphodiester glycosidase family protein — MAKTYHCTAATPSTTLGPVTLTEENCTIGDGDQPDKTVRFVQATFPLNTLSVFDMNIDRANTLSRLEKQFDVEGFKALLTGRVAANPDGGTAVEVLKELPSAVLVVGGIYFATDDERISWLGGDRTRQADGFVFDNGALSYERGNFESGGYLLFDQQGVPSFVPKKEFGFGDLNDKFCSQGHCEPREKYRLVVQSNRVLVLDGHADENRDDVADFASALSANRDGSVSLTVAFEPGKEPNGSGPTPLEFAELLARHESRFAINLDGGPSTQLAFRHRSLGIPNDLVPRKAGSPNRMPQLFVVNSTPFPELWKAVTDDDLLTIHEWNRLSPWILENWEKNGVSTLSQFLEDAVINRNWVIAPAILRKLHEIGIEPQKVAIIAERQKAAETVYTAFRQATENDKRLEMREISAFWSSLEGIPQSDRRAGVLFFLDFLRSHPECSLDERSRSFLSKAFGPYINPIWSLRFRKIEG; from the coding sequence ATGGCCAAGACCTACCATTGCACAGCCGCCACACCCAGTACCACCCTCGGTCCCGTCACTCTGACAGAGGAAAATTGTACCATCGGCGACGGAGATCAACCGGACAAAACGGTCCGTTTTGTGCAAGCCACCTTCCCGCTCAACACCCTTTCCGTTTTCGATATGAATATCGATCGTGCCAACACCCTTTCCCGTTTGGAAAAACAGTTTGACGTCGAGGGGTTCAAGGCACTTCTGACCGGCCGTGTCGCCGCTAATCCGGATGGGGGAACCGCTGTCGAGGTTTTAAAAGAGCTTCCTTCTGCCGTCCTCGTAGTGGGCGGGATCTACTTTGCTACCGATGATGAAAGAATCAGTTGGCTTGGTGGCGATAGGACCCGGCAGGCGGATGGTTTCGTCTTTGATAACGGTGCCCTCTCTTACGAACGGGGAAATTTTGAATCCGGCGGTTATCTCCTGTTCGACCAACAAGGGGTGCCAAGCTTTGTACCCAAAAAAGAATTCGGTTTTGGCGATCTCAACGACAAGTTTTGTTCCCAAGGTCATTGTGAACCAAGGGAGAAATACCGGCTGGTCGTGCAATCCAACCGGGTACTCGTTCTGGATGGTCATGCCGACGAAAACAGGGATGATGTCGCCGATTTTGCCTCGGCCCTCTCGGCGAATAGAGACGGTTCTGTATCTCTTACGGTCGCCTTCGAACCGGGCAAAGAGCCGAATGGTTCCGGGCCGACGCCGCTCGAGTTTGCCGAACTCTTGGCCCGGCACGAAAGTCGCTTCGCCATTAATCTGGATGGAGGGCCTTCGACGCAACTGGCCTTCCGTCATCGTTCTTTAGGAATACCGAATGATCTTGTTCCAAGAAAAGCAGGTAGTCCTAACAGGATGCCGCAACTCTTTGTGGTCAATTCCACCCCCTTCCCGGAACTCTGGAAGGCGGTCACGGATGATGACTTGCTGACCATCCATGAATGGAATCGGTTGTCTCCCTGGATTTTAGAAAATTGGGAGAAAAACGGGGTCTCCACCCTCTCCCAATTTTTGGAGGATGCGGTCATCAACAGAAACTGGGTGATCGCCCCGGCTATTCTCAGGAAACTGCACGAAATCGGGATCGAACCCCAAAAGGTTGCTATCATCGCTGAACGGCAAAAAGCGGCAGAAACAGTTTACACCGCCTTTCGTCAAGCCACTGAAAATGATAAGCGTCTGGAAATGCGTGAGATCAGCGCCTTTTGGAGTTCGTTGGAGGGGATCCCTCAATCCGATCGCCGGGCGGGGGTCCTATTTTTTCTCGATTTTTTACGAAGCCACCCGGAATGCTCGCTGGATGAAAGGAGCCGTTCCTTTCTTTCAAAGGCGTTCGGCCCTTACATCAACCCGATCTGGTCGTTGCGTTTCAGAAAAATTGAAGGTTAG
- a CDS encoding DUF393 domain-containing protein, whose protein sequence is MPEKPVLYFDDMCHLCRCSVQRWQRATGNRIDYLPSPTRLEAVQLVESDGKIYNGAEAVFRVLSYAPGWKRNFLKSYERFYIFATTSEWFYRVVARHRKLFSKLIRCPSEERH, encoded by the coding sequence ATGCCTGAAAAACCGGTCCTTTACTTTGATGACATGTGTCACCTTTGCCGTTGTTCCGTCCAGCGTTGGCAACGAGCGACCGGTAATCGCATCGATTACCTCCCCTCGCCAACCCGTCTAGAGGCAGTTCAACTGGTGGAGTCTGACGGAAAGATTTATAACGGCGCTGAGGCGGTCTTTCGAGTTTTATCCTACGCACCCGGATGGAAGAGAAACTTCCTCAAATCCTACGAAAGATTCTATATCTTTGCGACAACGAGCGAGTGGTTTTACAGGGTTGTGGCCAGACACCGGAAATTATTTTCAAAACTTATTCGGTGTCCTTCGGAGGAACGGCATTAA
- a CDS encoding HAD-IA family hydrolase, which yields MKISLLIYDLDGTLIDSKQDIANSVNWTLTQLGLPTVSNEVVYSYVGNGVRPLIAKSVGEEGGAKFKEALKIFKTHYLEHLLDQTQLFAGVKEVLHHFKGKTQAVLTNKPGVFSLPILKGLKVDHYFSAIIGGEDGFPKKPDPAAIHHLLKEFNCPPAQAVMIGDSRVDIETGKNAGILTCGVTYGFRGEEEVHASQPDFLIAEPHEIILLFK from the coding sequence ATGAAGATCTCTCTCCTCATCTACGATCTCGATGGCACGCTGATCGATTCAAAACAAGATATTGCCAATTCCGTCAACTGGACCTTGACCCAGTTGGGTCTGCCGACTGTTTCCAACGAGGTTGTTTATAGTTATGTCGGCAATGGCGTCCGACCACTTATCGCCAAATCAGTGGGGGAGGAGGGGGGAGCGAAGTTTAAAGAGGCGTTGAAAATATTTAAAACTCATTACCTCGAACACCTGCTGGACCAGACGCAACTTTTTGCAGGGGTGAAGGAAGTTTTGCATCACTTTAAAGGGAAAACGCAGGCGGTTTTGACCAACAAGCCGGGGGTTTTTAGCCTTCCGATCCTCAAGGGGCTCAAGGTGGACCATTATTTCTCGGCGATCATTGGGGGGGAGGATGGTTTTCCGAAAAAACCGGACCCGGCGGCGATTCATCACCTCTTAAAAGAATTCAACTGCCCCCCGGCCCAAGCGGTGATGATTGGGGACAGCCGGGTTGATATCGAGACCGGAAAGAATGCCGGGATCCTGACCTGTGGGGTGACGTACGGGTTCCGGGGTGAGGAGGAAGTCCACGCCAGTCAGCCGGATTTTCTGATTGCGGAACCACATGAAATTATTCTACTTTTCAAGTAA
- a CDS encoding glycosyltransferase: protein MVIQSIQTALMLFLSVLYAVLILLLLIPRKRSGVRLRPDATTYAPPLSILIPAYNEGKNIGPTLQSLLKAAYPNEKEIIVIDDGSRDRTVAIVEEFQRRGPNIRLIQTNRLGKARVLNAALKQATHEALIVLDADTTVAPEALLAIVQPLSSPEVAAVAANVRAIPTRKFLTWFQELEYTLSSAWRAAQHTLKTVSVVPQFFAAKKSALEKIGGIPAETATEDFDVCLELTRAGYRIAMEEEAVGFTAVPETISGLFRQRTRWARGTLQVIAKHRGLFLKKDFLPLWLFVLPVVLYWYLHALLYLPTTFYKIGHDYWFYFLHKGQFFSFEVIKYFLGWFTLFGVGRMIFQIITGWLTPTFFYGVVLLVCTLSYSLTFLSVFRFSGGISKRQALAIFCFFPYCLLTLSAIFYGLFRECASLGRAKIIESRVRWEKSL from the coding sequence ATGGTCATCCAATCGATCCAGACCGCCCTGATGTTGTTCCTCTCGGTTCTTTACGCCGTCTTGATCCTCCTCCTTTTAATCCCACGAAAACGTAGTGGCGTCCGCCTGAGGCCGGACGCCACTACCTATGCCCCCCCTCTTTCCATTTTAATCCCGGCCTACAACGAGGGGAAAAATATCGGCCCCACACTTCAAAGCCTTTTGAAGGCGGCTTATCCCAACGAAAAAGAAATCATTGTCATTGATGATGGTTCAAGAGACCGGACCGTGGCGATTGTTGAAGAGTTTCAGAGGAGGGGGCCGAACATCCGGTTGATCCAGACAAACCGTTTGGGGAAGGCGCGTGTCTTGAACGCGGCCTTGAAGCAGGCGACCCATGAGGCGTTAATTGTCCTGGATGCCGACACGACCGTTGCGCCGGAGGCCCTTCTGGCGATTGTTCAACCTCTTTCATCCCCCGAGGTGGCGGCGGTGGCGGCCAATGTTCGGGCGATCCCAACCCGAAAATTCCTGACCTGGTTTCAGGAACTGGAGTACACCCTTTCTTCCGCCTGGCGGGCGGCGCAGCATACCCTCAAGACTGTTTCCGTGGTTCCGCAATTTTTTGCCGCCAAGAAATCAGCACTAGAAAAAATCGGGGGAATTCCGGCAGAGACCGCGACCGAGGATTTTGATGTCTGTCTCGAACTGACACGGGCCGGGTACCGGATTGCGATGGAAGAGGAGGCGGTCGGTTTTACGGCGGTGCCTGAAACGATCTCCGGTCTCTTCCGCCAGAGGACCCGCTGGGCCCGCGGTACCTTGCAGGTGATTGCCAAACACAGGGGGCTTTTTCTCAAGAAAGATTTTTTACCGCTCTGGCTTTTTGTCCTGCCGGTGGTCCTTTACTGGTACCTCCATGCCCTTCTTTACCTCCCGACCACTTTTTACAAGATTGGCCACGATTATTGGTTTTACTTCCTGCACAAGGGGCAGTTTTTTTCTTTTGAGGTGATTAAATATTTCCTCGGCTGGTTTACCCTCTTTGGGGTTGGGCGGATGATTTTTCAGATTATTACCGGATGGCTCACCCCCACTTTTTTTTATGGGGTGGTCTTGCTGGTTTGTACCCTGAGTTATTCACTGACATTCCTCTCGGTCTTTCGTTTCTCTGGTGGGATTTCCAAACGACAGGCGCTGGCGATTTTTTGTTTTTTCCCCTATTGCCTGCTGACCCTGTCGGCCATTTTTTACGGGTTGTTCAGGGAATGTGCTTCTCTGGGCAGGGCTAAGATCATCGAAAGCCGTGTCCGCTGGGAGAAAAGTCTCTAA